The following proteins are co-located in the Nerophis ophidion isolate RoL-2023_Sa linkage group LG04, RoL_Noph_v1.0, whole genome shotgun sequence genome:
- the endou2 gene encoding uridylate-specific endoribonuclease B isoform X1 — protein sequence MIEGERELSAMVQELWDNDVNRLRPGKDYRISLQGKAGDNMAINDDDNDGAGYPLFKFVDENIFQKETFLAFISLLDNYVSDTGEPEVVTAEEVAENHKFLDSIVQTPTMKIAHKYLVEKQLSPQDTTQFKEQLYRIWFELYARRGSSSRPDSSGFEHVFVGETRGGRTVIGFHNWIQLYLQEKLGHIDYKGYSVNANSPKPDENKHILALQFSWKNGIKPKGSIFIGVSPEFEFALYTLCFLSSPNERVKVQFSFYDVEIVCHHYNQKHIGTTYPVLLKYHNHT from the exons ATGATCGAGGGGGAACGAGAGCTGTCGGCTATGGTGCAGGAACTATGGGACAATGACGTCAACCGACTACGACCTGGGAAGGACTACAGGATCTCCCTGCAg GGGAAAGCTGGAGACAACATGGCCATTAACGACGACGACAATGACGGAGCAGGATATCCTCTGTTTAAGTTTGTCGACGAGAATATTTTCCAAAAGGAAACTTTTTTAG CTTTTATCTCCTTGTTGGATAACTACGTAAGTGACACCGGAGAGCCAGAAGTTGTGACTGCAGAAGAGGTGGCAGAGAACCACAAGTTCCTGGACTCCATTGTTCAGACTCCCACTATGAAG ATAGCTCACAAATACCTGGTGGAGAAGCAGCTCTCTCCACAAGATACGACGCAGTTTAAAGAGCAGCTCTACAGGATCTGGTTTGAACTCTACGCGAGGAGAGGATCCAGCAG CAGGCCGGACTCCTCGGGTTTTGAACACGTATTTGTTGGAGAAACCAGAGGAGGGAGGACGGTCATCGGCTTTCACAACTGGATCCAGCTCTATCTGCAAGAAAAGCTGGGACACATTGACTACAAAGGATACAGCGTCAATGCAAACTCACCCAAG CCTGATGAAAACAAGCACATTTTGGCTCTGCAGTTCAGCTGGAAGAATGGCATCAAGCCCAAAGGCAGCATCTTCATCGGCGTCAGTCCAGAGTTTGAGTTCGCTTTGTACACTTTGTGTTTCCTCTCCTCACCCAACGAGCGCGTCAAAGTCCAGTTCAGTTTCTATGATGTGGAGATTGTCTGCCACCACTACAACCAAAAGCACATTGGGACCACTTACCCTGTGCTCCTTAAGTACCACAACCACACTTAG
- the endou2 gene encoding uridylate-specific endoribonuclease B isoform X2, with protein sequence MIEGERELSAMVQELWDNDVNRLRPGKDYRISLQGKAGDNMAINDDDNDGAGYPLFKFVDENIFQKETFLAFISLLDNYVSDTGEPEVVTAEEVAENHKFLDSIVQTPTMKIAHKYLVEKQLSPQDTTQFKEQLYRIWFELYARRGSSRPDSSGFEHVFVGETRGGRTVIGFHNWIQLYLQEKLGHIDYKGYSVNANSPKPDENKHILALQFSWKNGIKPKGSIFIGVSPEFEFALYTLCFLSSPNERVKVQFSFYDVEIVCHHYNQKHIGTTYPVLLKYHNHT encoded by the exons ATGATCGAGGGGGAACGAGAGCTGTCGGCTATGGTGCAGGAACTATGGGACAATGACGTCAACCGACTACGACCTGGGAAGGACTACAGGATCTCCCTGCAg GGGAAAGCTGGAGACAACATGGCCATTAACGACGACGACAATGACGGAGCAGGATATCCTCTGTTTAAGTTTGTCGACGAGAATATTTTCCAAAAGGAAACTTTTTTAG CTTTTATCTCCTTGTTGGATAACTACGTAAGTGACACCGGAGAGCCAGAAGTTGTGACTGCAGAAGAGGTGGCAGAGAACCACAAGTTCCTGGACTCCATTGTTCAGACTCCCACTATGAAG ATAGCTCACAAATACCTGGTGGAGAAGCAGCTCTCTCCACAAGATACGACGCAGTTTAAAGAGCAGCTCTACAGGATCTGGTTTGAACTCTACGCGAGGAGAGGATCCAGCAG GCCGGACTCCTCGGGTTTTGAACACGTATTTGTTGGAGAAACCAGAGGAGGGAGGACGGTCATCGGCTTTCACAACTGGATCCAGCTCTATCTGCAAGAAAAGCTGGGACACATTGACTACAAAGGATACAGCGTCAATGCAAACTCACCCAAG CCTGATGAAAACAAGCACATTTTGGCTCTGCAGTTCAGCTGGAAGAATGGCATCAAGCCCAAAGGCAGCATCTTCATCGGCGTCAGTCCAGAGTTTGAGTTCGCTTTGTACACTTTGTGTTTCCTCTCCTCACCCAACGAGCGCGTCAAAGTCCAGTTCAGTTTCTATGATGTGGAGATTGTCTGCCACCACTACAACCAAAAGCACATTGGGACCACTTACCCTGTGCTCCTTAAGTACCACAACCACACTTAG